One segment of Ricinus communis isolate WT05 ecotype wild-type chromosome 8, ASM1957865v1, whole genome shotgun sequence DNA contains the following:
- the LOC8266981 gene encoding inorganic pyrophosphatase 2, with the protein MAGILVVFDFDKTIVDVDSDNWVIDELGFTDLFNQLLPTMPWNSLMDRMTKELHSQGKTIEDMVEVLKRIPIHPRVIPAIKSAHALGCELRIVSDANVFFIETILKHLGLRDYFSEINTNPGFVDDEGKLRIFPYYDFTQSSHGCSLCQPNMCKGHIIERIQASMSKEDKSKKIIYLGDGAGDYCPSLKLTEADYLMPRKNFPVWDLICSNPMVIKAEIHEWTDGEELGRVLIEIIDRICLEERNGSSDQLFSSDCKLQTVSIAALPQAVPVPRY; encoded by the exons ATGGCTGGAATTTTGGTTGTTTTCGATTTTGACAAGACCATTGTTGATGTTGATAGCGATAATTGGGTTATTGATGAACTCGGTTTTACTGACTTGTTCAATCAACTCCTTCCTACCATGCCTTGGAACTCTCTCATG GATAGGATGACGAAGGAGCTTCATTCACAAGGAAAAACCATTGAAGACATGGTTGAGGTCTTGAAACGTATTCCTATCCATCCTAGAGTTATCCCTGCTATCAAATCAGCTCATGCTTTAGG gTGTGAACTGAGGATTGTAAGTGATGCAAATGTGTTCTTCATTGAGACAATCTTGAAACATCTCGGATTAAGAGATTATTTCTCTGAAATTAACACAAACCCAGGATTTGTTGATGATGAAGGAAAATTAAGGATTTTCCCTTACTATGATTTTACTCAATCTTCCCATGGCTGCAGCCTTTGCCAACCAAACATGTGTAAG GGACACATCATTGAAAGAATTCAAGCTTCAATGTCAAAGGAAgataaaagcaagaaaattatCTATCTTGGGGATGGTGCTGGTGATTATTGTCCAAGCCTGAAGCTTACAGAGGCAGATTATTTAATGCCAAGGAAGAATTTCCCAGTGTGGGATTTAATTTGCAGCAATCCTATGGTTATCAAGGCAGAGATTCATGAATGGACTGACGGAGAAGAGCTCGGACGTGTTCTGATTGAGATCATTGATAGAATTTGTTTGGAAGAGAGAAATGGCAGCTCTGATCAATTGTTCTCATCAGATTGCAAGTTGCAGACTGTATCAATTGCTGCCTTGCCTCAAGCTGTTCCTGTTCCTCG ttATTAG